In Rhea pennata isolate bPtePen1 chromosome 8, bPtePen1.pri, whole genome shotgun sequence, one genomic interval encodes:
- the LOC134143730 gene encoding ATPase family AAA domain-containing protein 2-like, with protein MAKTLQSSIAFDQGKLPYAIESHWNGHQKKTKIKKRQMAKTLRSSVAFDQGKLAYAVESHWNNSGGKGFERNGKDPKKTGTDVADPVAPVQIDGSVRFDGVGGLSDHISALKEMVIFPLLYPEFFERFKLRPPRGCLFYGPPGTGKTLVARALANECSQGDRRISFFMRKGADCLSEWVGESERQLRLLFEQAYKMRPSIIFFDEIDGLAPVRSSRQDQIHSSLVTTLLALMDGLESRGEIVVIGATNRLDSLDPALRRPGRFDREFLFALPNKEARKEILKIHTRAWSPKPLDAFLEELAEKCVGYCGADIQSLCAEAALCALRRHYPRIYTSRQKLQIDIAAIEVAARDFAEALRKIAPASQRAVASPAQPLSAVCKPLLQRTLERLLKALQRVFPQAALALKKDQQPDGANPILGNGCMYSHEASPSGFAEELFHQTASPQKETFLHLNRDAYCQPTCYRPRFLIAGEPGCGQSSHLAPAVIHALEEFAAYTLDLPALFVSSTSPEERCAQLIREAQRTAPSILYVPRIHVWWEAAGVTLRATFTTLLENIPAYAPVLLLATSDVRHAELAQEVRDLFSEAYGEVFHVQLPDEEEGRKFFEDLLLNQAAQPAASKRKAACQEHGVQPAASPPEPRLPAEEQMKQFEEQAEETLPAGPLPSHTPFPSAVSSRKRRSNASPSVSLAEKRRRFPSSEENETHVCLRQLLSAAAGITKKFSIFHREKLHVMLSQCIYRHRQDDDKTQLIEEMKKEIGTFLGAN; from the exons AACTCTGGGGGAAAGGGATTTGAGAGAAATGGCAAGGATCCAAAGAAAACTGGAACAGATGTGGCTGATCCAGTCGCTCCAGTGCAAATAGATGGCTCA GTGCGGTTTGATGGCGTGGGGGGTCTCTCTGACcacatttcagctttgaaagagATGGTCATTTTCCCGTTACTTTATCCGGAGTTCTTTGAGAGATTCAAACTGCGACCCCCAAG AGGCTGTCTATTCTATGGCCCACCAGGGACTGGAAAGACCCTGGTAGCTCGGGCACTTGCTAACGAATGCAGCCAAGGCGACAGGAGAATTTCCTTCTTCATGAGGAAAGGCGCTGACTGCCTGAGTGAATGGGTGGGAGAATCTGAGCGCCAGCTCCGTTTATTATTTGAGCAG GCCTACAAGATGCGGccttcaattattttctttgatgagATAGATGGTCTTGCCCCTGTGCGGTCCAGTCGCCAGGATCAAATTCATAG TTCTCTTGTCACAACGCTTCTGGCGCTTATGGATGGCttagagagcagaggagagattgTGGTCATTGGAGCCACCAACAGACTCGACTCCCTAGACCCTGCTTTGCGGAGGCCAGGTCGTTTTGACAGAGAGTTCCTTTTCGCCTTGCCCAATAAAGAG GCTCGAAAAGAGATTCTCAAGATTCACACGAGAGCCTGGAGCCCTAAGCCGCTGGATGCATTTCTTGAGGAGCTGGCTGAAAAATGTGTTG GATACTGTGGAGCCGACATTCAGTCTCTCTGTGCTGAAGCTGCCCTCTGTGCTTTGCGCCGACACTACCCACGGATATACACGAGTCGACAGAAGCTGCAGATAGACATCGCTGCCATTGAAGTAGCAGCAAGAGATTTTGCGGAGGCTCTGCGGAAGATTGCACCAGCTTCGCAGAGGGCTGTGGCTTCGCCCGCGCAACCGCTGTCAGCCGTTTGTAAGCCACTGCTTCAGAGGACTCTGGAGAGACTCCTAAAAGCGTTACAGAGAGTGTTTCCCCAGGCAGCGCTTGCACTAAAGAAGGACCAGCAGCCAG ACGGTGCAAATCCTATCTTAGGAAATGGCTGCATGTATAGTCATGAGGCGTCACCTTCAggttttgcagaggagctgtttCATCAAACGGCCAGTCCTCAAAAGGAAACGTTCCTTCACTTGAACAG AGATGCTTACTGCCAGCCCACGTGTTACAGGCCAAGGTTCTTAATAGCGGGAGAGCCCGGATGCGGGCAAAGTTCTCACCTGGCTCCTGCAGTAATACATGCGCTGGAGGAGTTTGCAGCTTACACGCTGGACCTGCCGGCTCTCTTTGTTAGTAGCACGTCGCCTGAAGAAAGATGTGCACAG TTGATCCGagaagcccagaggacagcgCCAAGCATCCTTTATGTGCCTCGTATCCACGTATGGTGGGAGGCTGCTGGCGTCACACTGAGAGCTACGTTTACAACGTTATTGGAGAACATTCCAGCATATGCTCCAGTTTTGTTGCTTGCAACGTCAGATGTACGTCACGCAGAGCTCGCCCAAGAG GTCcgagatttattttctgaggcTTATGGAGAAGTTTTCCATGTCCAGTTGCCGGACgaggaagaaggcagaaagtTCTTTGAGGACTTGCTTTTAAATCAAGCTGCTCAACCTGCTGCCTccaaaaggaaagcag CTTGTCAGGAACACGGCGTACAGCCTGCAGCATCTCCACCGGAGCCTCGactgccagcagaggagcaaATGAAACAGTTTGAGGAGCAAGCAGAGGAGACATTGCCAGCAGGGCCTCTACCTTCCCATACACCCTTCCCAAGTG CTGTATCAAGCAGAAAACGCAGAAGCAACGCATCACCGTCAGTCAGCctagcagagaagaggaggagattcCCATCCAGCGAGGAGAATGAGACTCACGTCTGTTTAAGG caactgctgagtgctgctgctgggataACAAAGAAGTTCAGCATCTTTCACCGGGAAAAACTACATGTTATGCTCAGCCAGTGTATTTACCGGCATCGACAAGACGACGACAAGACTCAGTTAATAGAG gaaatgaagaaggaaattggAACGTTCCTTGGTGCCAACTAG